Proteins from a single region of Ciona intestinalis unplaced genomic scaffold, KH HT001146.1, whole genome shotgun sequence:
- the LOC100175225 gene encoding fibropellin-1-like isoform X3, with protein sequence MTSRRRLAIVTGTIICVVIILATSLSIIRIVTSYSSSLDRIVGKQVVYDVERRHRDKIRHRTIGRRKRSTEGSGNDVCDGNICNHGNCSNTDDGVECDCDIGWVGERCEEEDPCGGNPCLHGGSCVNVGVKYRCSCIVGFTGDVCEHDVNECWSNPCGNNGECLDLIGRFECKCFAGWEGDTCREDVDECSSNPCEHGSSCMTPSKNDYYKCLCVPGYTGVNCETDIDDCTSHPCNNGGSCIDDVNSYHCSCIIGFVGDHCDVDMNECDSQPCHNNGTCIDLVGRFKCECPPGFVGHVCGIDTDECASQPCVNGGICEDLIGGYRCLCGPGWSGDVCSDDVNECLSSPCRHGYCTQHQHNAYRCDCNNGWSGTDCDLDIDECENNPCANRGTCVNNDGSFFCDCLRGYSGSTCSDDVNECTSSPCRNGGTCNDVIDGYNCNCQPGYDGINCDNDVDECKSNPCANHGRCIDHVGGFECSCMSGFIGDYCEEELNECLSSPCNNGGTCIDERDRWKCACAVGYHGDMCQYDVNECHSNPCRNDATCVDDVASYHCSCVSGFTGSLCDVNINDCDVNPCKNNGHCDDRVDGFACWCQPGFSGESCEIEINECESNPCANNGTCDDVNNGYRCVCQPGYNGVHCEGTITVCDVTSCLNGGSCIEKEGAYVCNCIAGFEGRYCDVNIDDCDVVTCHNGGSCVDKVNDFWCLCREGYHGKLCNDTSEADWNQTMSYVTSLLPCVVIILAAMIIVIVYFRGRKKSQVTSVESATNRKPSNFQPISNGVANHVTCPVAQVNAYDYYTTPVIAQPYPTMTLHDVNDDVFLEANQIAAELRKKPTKRNRTKEEKRERNEMKRKLRHMQKIKQMTSSNNDRNVKPDVTKQNENSRRRKSSNKSKHKKDDCPPNFIPSPDVNRTSKSYDAGEESSRRKSDKRKSRKNSINREENKASVVTSPNDDVTKINGGIRREQTFMFPNNPDFVTEQTFQVSNKEKNVNNKSNFGLSRDQTICYPRLPRGGIQEQRGLTR encoded by the exons ATGACATCAAGAAGACGGTTGGCGATTGTTACTGGAACAATCATTTGTGTCGTCATAATCCTTGCTACGTCACTATCAATAAtacgtattgtgacgtcatactcaTCAAGTTTGGATCGCATTGTTGGAAAACAAGTCGTTTATGACGTCGAACGACGTCACAGGGATAAAATAAGACATCGAACAATTGGAAGAAGGAAGCGATCGACAGAAggg AGCGGAAATGACGTATGTGACGGAAACATTTGCAACCATGGCAACTGTTCGAATACCGACGATGG GGTGGAATGCGATTGCGACATCGGTTGGGTTGGGGAGAGATGCGAAGAGGAAGATCCATGTGGGGGGAATCCGTGTTTACATGGGGGTAGCTGTGTTAATGTGGGGGTCAAATACAG GTGTTCATGCATCGTTGGTTTTACCGGTGACGTATGCGAGCATGACGTCAACGAGTGTTGGTCGAACCCGTGTGGAAATAACGGGGAATGCTTGGATCTGATTGGTCGGTTTGAATGCAAGTGTTTTGCAGGGTGGGAGGGCGACACCTGCCG agaaGACGTCGACGAGTGTTCTAGCAATCCATGCGAGCATGGATCGAGCTGTATGACGCCATCAAAGAACGATTATTACAAATGTCTGTGTGTTCCAGGTTACACTGGGGTCAACTGTGAAAcgg aTATTGACGATTGTACGTCACACCCATGTAACAATGGTGGTTCTTGTATTGATGACGTCAATAGTTACCATTGTTCTTGCATAATTGGCTTTGTTGGTGATCATTGTGACGTAGACATGAACGAATGTGATTCACAACCTTGTCATAATAATGGGACTTGCATTGATCTCGTTGGAAG GTTCAAATGTGAATGCCCTCCCGGGTTCGTGGGTCACGTGTGTGGTATCGACACGGATGAGTGCGCGAGCCAACCATGCGTGAACGGGGGGATTTGCGAGGATCTGATTGGTGGATATCGTTGCTTGTGCGG gCCTGGTTGGAGCGGTGACGTATGCAGTGATGACGTGAACGAGTGTTTAAGTTCTCCATGTCGTCATGGTTACTGCACACAACATCAACATAATGCTTATAG ATGCGATTGCAACAATGGATGGAGCGGTACCGATTGTGACTTAGACATCGATGAATGCGAAAACAATCCGTGCGCGAATCGCGGTACATGCGT gaACAACGATGGAAGCTTCTTTTGTGATTGTCTTCGGGGTTACTCGGGGTCAACATGTTCTGATGACGTCAACGAATGTACGTCATCACCGTGTCGTAATGGCgggacgtgtaatgacgtcatagacggtTATAATTGCAATTGTCAACCTGGTTATGACGGAATAAACTGCGATAATGACGTCGATGAATGTAAAAG CAATCCTTGCGCCAATCACGGTCGTTGTATTGATCACGTGGGTGGCTTCGAGTGTTCATGCATGAGTGGTTTCATCGGCGACTATTGTGAG gaaGAACTAAACGAATGTCTTAGTTCTCCATGTAACAATGGCGGTACATGCATCGATGAACGCGATCGATGGaagtgcgcatgcgcagtaggtTACCATGGAGATATGTGCCAGTATGACGTCAACGAGTGTCATAGCAACCCTTGTCGTAATGACGCAACATGTGTTGATGACGTAGCAAG cTACCATTGTTCCTGCGTTTCCGGATTCACCGGAAGTCTCTGTGACGTCAACATtaacgattgtgacgtcaaccCTTGTAAGAACAATGGTCATTGTGACGACAGAGTTGACGGCTTCGCGTGTTGGTGTCAACCCGGATTTTCAG GAGAATCGTGCGAGATTGAAATCAACGAATGTGAATCGAACCCGTGTGCGAATAATGGAACATGTGATGACGTCAACAATGGATATCG ATGTGTTTGTCAACCCGGGTATAATGGGGTCCATTGCGAGGGAACAATCActgtctgtgacgtcacttcatGTTTGAATGGGGGAAGCTGCATCGAGAAAgag GGAGCGTACGTGTGCAACTGCATCGCGGGGTTCGAAGGTcgatattgtgacgtcaacatagatgattgtgacgtagtaaCATGTCATAATGGAGGATCGTGCGTTGATAAAGTCAACGATTTCTGGTGTTTGTGTCGGGAGGGTTACCACGGAAA GTTATGCAACGACACGAGCGAGGCAGATTGGAATCAAACAATGtcgtatgtgacgtcattattacCGTGTGTCGTCATAATACTAGCCGCAATGATAATCGTCATCGTTTATTTTCGAGGGAGGAAAAAATCCCAA GTGACGTCAGTGGAGAGCGCGACCAATCGCAAGCCTTCAAACTTTCAACCAATCAGTAACGGTGTTGCAAACCACGTGACTTGTCCAGTTGCTCAG gTGAATGCATACGATTATTACACGACACCTGTGATCGCTCAACCGTATCCAACCATGACGTTGCATGACGTCAATGATGACGTATTTTTGGAAGCCAATCAGATCGCGGCTGAGCTGAG GAAGAAACCGACGAAGCGGAACCGAACCAAGGAAGAGAAAAGAGAAAGGAACGAAATGAAGCGGAAGTTACGTCATATGCAGAAGATTAagcaaatgacgtcatcaaacaaTG ATCGTAACGTCAAACCGGATGTGACGAAACAAAACGAAAATTCGCGAAGAAGAAAATCTTCGAATAAAAGC aagcaTAAAAAAGACGATTGTCCTCCAAATTTCATCCCAAGTCCAGATGTTAATCGAACATCGAAATCATATGACGCAG GTGAAGAAAGTTC